ATTACGCTGCAGGCCGAACTTGCGGATCTTGCGGCGGAAATTTTGGAGCGGCCGGAGGAAGGCGGCAAACCCGGCTGCTACTGCTTTATCACGTTCCGGACGCCTGTGAATGAACCGCAGAGAGAGGCGCCGGAAATTGCGGATTTGATCCGCGAAACATGGGGAGGCCGCCCTCAGCTGAAGATGACGGTAAGCTACAGCCCGGATGAAGCGGATCCGGATTTCATGCTCCTGACGTCGATGCATTTCGGACGTAAGCTGGATGAAGGCCAAGCCGAAGATATCCAAAGCCTGGTCGATCATGTCGTGCTTACGCTGCAAACGTTGGACGGGCGGCTGAAGCTGGAGCAGGGATGAGGTGAGGCCTTTATGAAAGAATGCAGTCCGAAGGAGCTGTCCGACTCACTGCAGTCGGCCGGCAGCTTCTTCCTGTTCGTGCACACGCCGTTTTGCGGCACATGCAAGGTGACGGAGCGGATGCTGGACATCATTTTGCAAATGAAACCGGAGCTCGCTATTCGAAAATGCAACATCAATCTGGCTCCGGAGCTCGCTTTGCGCTGGAAAATAGCCAGCGTTCCCTGCATCGTACGCGTGGAGCGCGGCGAGCCGATCCGCCGCATATACCGAATGCAGTCGGTGGACGGCTTGCTTGCCTGGCTAACCTTAAACGATTCCGATTCGAAAGGAGTTTTACCGAATGAATGATCATCTGCAGGTTGGAAGTATGGTGCTTGCTTCGTACAAAACCGGCGAATACATCGGAGAGATCGTCGAACCGCCGACACCGGCCAAAGCGGCCGTACAAATACTGGCCGTCGTTAAACATCCGACGCAGGGGGATTTGCACAATCCGATGGACCCGGATGTGCCGTTTTTCCATCAGCGGCGGGCGCTGGCCTATAAGGAGATCGCGCTGATGCCTCTGCAGACGATCCGCCCGTACCGCGGCGAAGTGCCCGACTATATCGACTCGCTACGCGCAGCGCTGGCGAGAGAGATGCAGACGCTCGCACGCACCGCGGAGTGGGCGAACCGCTGCCTGCAGGAGCTGGAGCAGCTGCAGAAGGAATATAAGCTGTAGAAGCGGTGGGCGCGGCGCGATTCCGTTTGCCGCCGGGCTTTGACATGCCCCCGTTTTAAAACCGCTTCGTTTGCTCCAAATACCCCCGGTAATTGCGTTCGATTTCCACGAACGAATCGCCGCCGAATTTGTCCAGGAACGCGCACGCGAGCTCCCAGGCAACGGCATTTTCCATGACGACGGCTGCGGCCGGAACCGCGCAGCTGTCCGAGCGCTCAATTTGTGCGGCGAACGGCTGTTTCGTCGCGATATCGACGCTCGCCAGCGGTTTGTACAGCGTCGGAATCGGCTTCATGACGGCGCGCACCACGACCGGCTCGCCGGTCGTCATGCCGCCCTCGAAGCCGCCGGCCCGGTTGCTGGCGCGGTAAAACCCTCTCGCCCCGTCGTACATGATTTCGTCATGAACCTGCGAGCCGCGGAGGGCCGCCGCTGCAAATCCGACGCCGAACTCGACGGCTTTGAACGCCTGAATCGACTGGACGGCCTGAGCAATTCGGCCGTCCAATTTGCGGTCCCACTGCACGTGGGAGCCGAGACCCGCAGGCAGCCCCTCGGCGATCACTTCGATCAGCCCGCCGACCGAATCTCCCGCCGCCTTCACCTCGTCGATGTGGCGCATCGCGCGCTCCGACGTCTCCGGGTCCGCCATGCGGACGGGGGAAGCTTCCGCCAGACGGACGAGCTCGTCCAGCCCGCCGTCCCACGGCCGCGCCGCGACTTCGCCGATCCGCAGCACATGGCCCGCAACGCGGATGCCGAACGCGGCGAGCAGCCGCTTGCCGACGGCGCCGCAGGCGACGCGCAGCGTCGTTTCACGCGCGCTGGAGCGCTCGAGGATATTGCGTAAATCGCGCTGATCATATTTCAGCCCGCCGTTTAAATCGGCGTGGCCCGGCCGCGGCCGGGTAAGCGCGCGTTTGCCGGCGTCCGCATCCGCTACAGGCTCTGCGCTCATAACGCCCTGCCAATGCGCCCAGTCTTTGTTTTCGACGACGAGGGCGATCGGCGCGCCTGTCGTCCTGCCGTGGCGGACGCCGCCGGCAAGCTGCACGCGGTCCTGCTCGATCTGCATGCGGCGCCCGCGCCCGTAGCCCGTCTGCCTGCGGCGCAGCTCATGGTCGATGTGCTCCGCGAGCAGTTCAATATGGCTCGGCATCCCCTCGATAATAGCCGTCAGCTGCGGTCCGTGCGATTCTCCGGCGGTTAACATTCTCATCAAAACTCATCTTCCTCTCCGTTTTGGATGAATTGATTATAAGCCAGGCGCATGATATAAATAAAATATATACTTTCTATATCCTCCATAGACAGGGGCTATATTCTGTGCAAAATCTAGATTTGTACCGCGTGTTTTATCATGTCGTGCGGTCCGGAAGCATTTCCGGCGCGGCGCAGGAGCTTTTCATCACGCAGCCGAGCGTAAGCCATGCGGTGAAGCAGCTGGAGCAAAAGCTCGGGATGCAGCTGCTTCACCGCGGTGCCAAGGGGGTCAGCTTAACGAGCGAAGGGGAGCAGCTTTACGCGTATGTACATCAGGCGTACCATTTGCTGGCCGCGGCCGAGAAAAAGATGGCCGATCTGAAAAAGCTGGAAGCCGGCGAGCTGAAAATCGGCGTCAGCGGATCGCTCGTCAAGCACTATTTGCTGCCTTATCTGGAGGCATACTACCGCGAATATCCGCAAATCCGGCTGAGACTTGTCCATGGCAAAACGGCGGATATCGCGAATATGCTGCATGAAGGGAACAT
The window above is part of the Paenibacillus hamazuiensis genome. Proteins encoded here:
- a CDS encoding thioredoxin family protein, with amino-acid sequence MKECSPKELSDSLQSAGSFFLFVHTPFCGTCKVTERMLDIILQMKPELAIRKCNINLAPELALRWKIASVPCIVRVERGEPIRRIYRMQSVDGLLAWLTLNDSDSKGVLPNE
- a CDS encoding kinase-associated lipoprotein B; the encoded protein is MNDHLQVGSMVLASYKTGEYIGEIVEPPTPAKAAVQILAVVKHPTQGDLHNPMDPDVPFFHQRRALAYKEIALMPLQTIRPYRGEVPDYIDSLRAALAREMQTLARTAEWANRCLQELEQLQKEYKL
- the aroC gene encoding chorismate synthase, which codes for MRMLTAGESHGPQLTAIIEGMPSHIELLAEHIDHELRRRQTGYGRGRRMQIEQDRVQLAGGVRHGRTTGAPIALVVENKDWAHWQGVMSAEPVADADAGKRALTRPRPGHADLNGGLKYDQRDLRNILERSSARETTLRVACGAVGKRLLAAFGIRVAGHVLRIGEVAARPWDGGLDELVRLAEASPVRMADPETSERAMRHIDEVKAAGDSVGGLIEVIAEGLPAGLGSHVQWDRKLDGRIAQAVQSIQAFKAVEFGVGFAAAALRGSQVHDEIMYDGARGFYRASNRAGGFEGGMTTGEPVVVRAVMKPIPTLYKPLASVDIATKQPFAAQIERSDSCAVPAAAVVMENAVAWELACAFLDKFGGDSFVEIERNYRGYLEQTKRF